From a single Miscanthus floridulus cultivar M001 chromosome 8, ASM1932011v1, whole genome shotgun sequence genomic region:
- the LOC136475559 gene encoding rac-like GTP-binding protein 6, with protein MSASRFIKCVTVGDGAVGKTCMLISYTSNTFPTDYVPTVFDNFSANVVVDGNTVNLGLWDTAGQEDYNRLRPLSYRGADVFLLAFSLISKASYENVSKKWIPELKHYAPGVPIILVGTKLDLRDDKQFFVDHPGAVPITTAQGEELRKQIGAPYYIECSSKTQLNVKGVFDAAIKVVLQPPKAKKKKKVQRGACSIL; from the exons ATGAGCGCGTCCAGGTTCATAAAGTGCGTCACGGTCGGGGACGGCGCCGTCGGCAAGACCTGCATGCTCATCTCCTACACCTCCAACACCTTCCCCACC GACTATGTTCCGACGGTGTTTGACAACTTCAGTGCTAACGTTGTGGTTGATGGTAACACTGTCAACCTCGGCCTCTGGGACACTGCAG GTCAAGAGGATTACAACAGACTGAGACCACTGAGCTATCGTGGAGCTGATGTTTTTCTTCTGGCTTTCTCACTGATCAGTAAGGCCAGCTATGAGAATGTTTCGAAGAAG TGGATACCTGAACTGAAGCATTATGCACCTGGTGTGCCAATAATTCTCGTAGGGACAAAGCTTG ATCttcgagatgacaagcagttcTTTGTGGACCATCCTGGTGCTGTCCCTATCACTACTGCACAG GGAGAGGAGCTAAGAAAGCAAATAGGCGCACCATACTACATCGAATGCAGCTCAAAGACCCAACTA AACGTAAAGGGTGTGTTCGATGCGGCGATAAAGGTTGTGCTGCAGCCACctaaggcaaagaagaagaaaaaggtgcAGAGGGGGGCGTGCTCCATTTTGTGA